From Triticum aestivum cultivar Chinese Spring chromosome 4A, IWGSC CS RefSeq v2.1, whole genome shotgun sequence, a single genomic window includes:
- the LOC123082879 gene encoding uncharacterized protein produces MDQFPDRHHVRLRSRALGGYLHAADDGESVVLRRSRASLNAAWEVHLRPNGGRGVHLLLHSAAYGRYLAANTAAPAPPGHRGSRAEQRDYDHPVVPDIMWEAVRAGSQGDVMLRTVGGHYLRANGRYRRWKNGVSVDGDYITTMARWAVERIPRREGAPALPPPIPIRVQGRLSGIIFGRQERDAWRTIRFFIENGFSQGLYPENGWHNFPFLGRSVFHLSEELSIRVRVLNGRPAPRLRHVVPSFGEADLPDGFVICVRAGRHGRLTPLVVDLPRGGDGETLEIIVALSGTQVYHELRHPDVDARRERSEQES; encoded by the exons ATGGATCAGTTCCCAGACCGGCACCACGTGCGGCTGCGGAGCCGCGCGCTCGGCGGGTACCTCCACGCCGCCGACGACGGGGAGAGCGTCGTCCTCCGCCGGAGCCGGGCCTCGCTGAACGCGGCGTGGGAGGTGCACCTCCGCCCCAACGGAGGCCGCGGCGTGCACCTGCTCCTGCACAGCGCCGCCTACGGCCGCTACCTCGCCGCCAACAcggccgcgccggcgccgcccggCCACCGCGGCTCACGCGCAGAGCAGCGCGACTACGACCATCCGGTGGTTCCGGACATCATGTGGGAGGCCGTCAGGGCGGGCTCCCAGGGCGACGTCATGCTCCGCACGGTCGGCGGCCACTACCTCCGGGCCAACGGCAGGTACCGCCGCTGGAAGAACGGCGTCAGCGTCGACGGCGACTACATCACCACCATGGCGCGCTGGGCTGTCGAGCGCATCCCCCGCAGAGAGGGCGCGCCTGCCCTTCCACCCCCGATTCCG ATCCGCGTCCAGGGGCGCCTCTCCGGGATCATCTTCGGGCGGCAAGAGCGGGATGCATGGCGGACGATCCGGTTCTTCATCGAGAACGGCTTTTCCCAGGGGCTGTACCCGGAGAACGGCTGGCACAACTTCCCGTTCCTCGGGAGGTCCGTCTTCCACCTGAGCGAGGAACTCAGCATTCGCGTCCGCGTCCTCAACGGGAGGCCTGCCCCGCGGCTTCGTCACGTGGTGCCTTCCTTCggagaggcggacctgcccgacGGCTTCGTCATCTGTGTCCGAGCCGGCCGCCACGGGAGGCTCACCCCGCTCGTCGTCGACCTGccacgcggcggcgacggcgagacccTCGAGATTATCGTGGCGCTCTCCGGGACCCAAG TCTATCACGAGCTGCGACACCCCGATGTCGACGCACGTAGAGAAAGATCGGAGCAGGAGTCCTGA